The Alphaproteobacteria bacterium genome contains a region encoding:
- a CDS encoding FkbM family methyltransferase has protein sequence MGEILEECASGMQTGTKDCRHGKLMYLLNDAYIGRSLDVYGEYSEGEIDLFRQLLRPGDVAIDAGANIGALTVPMARLVQPGGAIVAFEPQRAIFDILCNNLRLNALANVSAFRRAVGRTTGTISVPPLDYRRPDNFGGVTLGAAGGEEVQLVTIDSLGVARLRLLKVDVEGMEHDVITGARATIERLKPAVYVENDRAEHSRALILLLFDIGYRLWWHITPLFNPNNFFGNPRDIFGDVVSFNMIGFPRADAPSLAYPEILSPDDFAGQPGALRR, from the coding sequence ATGGGCGAAATTCTTGAGGAGTGTGCGAGCGGGATGCAGACCGGAACCAAGGATTGCCGTCACGGCAAGCTCATGTATCTGCTCAACGATGCCTATATCGGAAGATCGCTTGACGTCTACGGCGAATATTCCGAAGGGGAAATCGACCTGTTTCGCCAGCTTTTGCGGCCCGGCGACGTCGCAATCGACGCCGGCGCCAATATTGGGGCACTAACGGTGCCCATGGCGCGTCTTGTGCAACCCGGCGGTGCGATCGTCGCGTTCGAGCCGCAGCGTGCGATCTTCGATATCCTGTGCAACAACCTGCGGCTCAATGCGCTGGCAAACGTGAGTGCGTTTCGCCGCGCGGTCGGCAGGACGACCGGAACGATCAGCGTGCCGCCGCTCGACTACCGGCGCCCGGACAATTTCGGTGGCGTGACACTGGGGGCAGCGGGCGGCGAAGAGGTGCAGCTCGTGACGATCGATAGCCTTGGCGTTGCGCGGCTGCGGCTCCTGAAAGTGGACGTAGAAGGCATGGAGCACGACGTTATCACAGGCGCACGCGCGACGATCGAGCGCCTCAAACCGGCAGTCTACGTCGAGAACGATCGCGCCGAGCATTCGCGAGCGTTGATCTTGCTGCTGTTCGACATCGGCTATCGCTTGTGGTGGCACATCACGCCATTGTTCAATCCGAACAACTTCTTCGGCAACCCGCGCGACATTTTCGGCGATGTCGTGTCGTTCAACATGATCGGTTTTCCGCGCGCCGATGCGCCCTCGCTTGCCTACCCGGAAATTCTCAGTCCCGATGACTTCGCCGGACAACCAGGCGCGCTGCGCCGCTGA
- a CDS encoding tetratricopeptide repeat protein, translating into MIQKGPGSSNTVESLVHEGHQALRGGRVAEAQELARNLLARHPRNPDALELFGLTLLAQEKASEAIRPLQDAARVRPGAVVETYLGQALRKAGRIPEALAVLQQASERQPAVPGAFFELGTLLYEKRRVAEAEAVLVRGMAVAPAGQLSFALGTIFLERGDFEDASVSFARALAASPGHPSVLCGLGRARMACGELDRALEKFQEAMANNPSEGRARFLTAQCLFELGRPAEAIECLRALVAWAPQSFGGALKTCVEAGKGRFWLKPSAAADALGLKRG; encoded by the coding sequence ATGATTCAGAAGGGTCCCGGCTCATCGAACACCGTTGAAAGCTTGGTGCACGAGGGACACCAGGCGTTGCGCGGCGGGCGAGTCGCGGAGGCGCAAGAGCTTGCGCGCAATCTGCTCGCGCGGCATCCGCGCAATCCCGATGCGCTGGAGCTCTTCGGCCTGACGTTGCTGGCGCAAGAGAAGGCGTCCGAAGCCATCCGGCCGCTGCAGGACGCGGCCCGCGTGCGCCCCGGCGCAGTCGTTGAAACTTATCTGGGCCAGGCTCTGCGCAAGGCAGGACGCATCCCGGAAGCTCTCGCGGTCCTGCAGCAAGCGAGCGAGCGGCAACCGGCCGTGCCGGGTGCTTTCTTTGAGCTCGGGACGCTGCTCTACGAGAAGCGGCGTGTTGCGGAGGCAGAGGCCGTTCTCGTTCGCGGCATGGCCGTGGCGCCGGCCGGGCAATTGTCTTTCGCCCTGGGTACGATCTTTCTCGAGCGCGGAGACTTCGAGGATGCGTCGGTTTCCTTCGCGCGCGCCCTTGCGGCGAGCCCGGGACATCCTTCCGTGCTTTGCGGCCTTGGCCGGGCACGAATGGCGTGCGGCGAACTCGACCGGGCGCTCGAGAAGTTTCAGGAGGCGATGGCGAACAATCCATCCGAGGGCCGCGCGCGATTCCTGACGGCCCAATGCCTGTTTGAGCTTGGCCGGCCGGCCGAGGCGATCGAATGTCTGCGGGCGCTGGTCGCGTGGGCGCCGCAATCGTTCGGCGGCGCGCTGAAGACTTGCGTGGAGGCCGGAAAGGGCCGTTTCTGGCTCAAGCCCAGTGCAGCTGCCGACGCCTTGGGCCTCAAACGCGGCTAA
- a CDS encoding tetratricopeptide repeat protein, translating into MQEATSLHRQGQLVEAVAAYEQVLSREKKNTDAMFLLATVHCQQGRLGDGIETARRAIKIDPKYAPAYNLMGVAQQQLGRTEIALNSFDRAVAADPKFAEAWFNRALNLLTLGRRAHAIESFDHSIALNPDHALARHGRGTALMLEDRNEAALSDFTAAVALDPNLPQALANRGYLLNRLGRFDEAFADLERALTVAPHDDDVRYHAALVELLHGRWHEGFPHYDARLTARSLDTTRTFVAPAYPRWNGEPPDGNLLVLLTEQGRGDVIQFARFATELSKAGHRVAIATQPAYASMFASIDGVERIIVDTYELASLAPLRWQMLVSVPGCLGITPETVPASVPYVAADPARRAAWQRKLGGGFKIGISWQGSPTFVHDRGRSIPLAAFAPLADVPDVRLISLQKRPGAEQIAAVPFRGRIEQVLDVSDTGDTAFLDTVALVDALDLVVTSDSMNAHLAGALGKPTFVALRKIPDWRWLTGRDDCPWYPSARLFRQSTDGDWQDVFRRIAVAASEAAGWSAK; encoded by the coding sequence ATGCAAGAAGCGACGTCCTTGCATCGCCAAGGGCAGCTCGTGGAGGCGGTCGCGGCCTACGAGCAGGTGCTCTCCCGGGAGAAGAAGAATACCGATGCGATGTTTCTGCTCGCCACCGTTCATTGCCAGCAGGGCCGCCTTGGCGACGGCATCGAAACCGCGCGCCGCGCGATCAAGATCGATCCGAAGTACGCCCCAGCCTACAACCTGATGGGCGTCGCCCAGCAGCAGCTCGGCCGCACCGAGATTGCGCTCAACAGCTTCGACCGTGCGGTCGCGGCCGATCCGAAGTTCGCCGAAGCCTGGTTCAACCGCGCGCTCAATCTGCTCACGCTCGGCCGCCGCGCCCACGCAATCGAAAGCTTCGACCATTCGATCGCACTCAATCCGGATCATGCGCTGGCGCGTCATGGACGCGGCACCGCGCTGATGCTGGAGGATCGCAACGAGGCGGCGCTGAGCGACTTCACCGCCGCGGTGGCGCTCGATCCCAATCTGCCGCAGGCGCTTGCCAATCGCGGCTATCTGCTCAACCGGCTCGGCCGTTTCGATGAGGCTTTCGCCGACCTGGAGCGCGCGCTCACGGTTGCGCCGCACGATGACGATGTGCGCTACCACGCAGCGCTCGTCGAGTTGCTGCATGGGCGCTGGCACGAGGGTTTTCCGCACTACGACGCGCGGTTGACCGCGCGCAGCCTCGATACGACGCGCACGTTCGTTGCGCCGGCCTATCCGCGCTGGAACGGCGAACCGCCGGACGGCAACCTGCTGGTGCTGCTGACTGAGCAGGGGCGGGGAGATGTTATCCAGTTTGCGCGCTTTGCGACCGAGCTCTCAAAGGCCGGACATCGCGTCGCGATCGCGACGCAGCCGGCCTATGCGTCGATGTTCGCGAGCATCGACGGCGTCGAGCGCATCATTGTCGATACGTATGAACTCGCGTCGCTCGCGCCTCTGCGCTGGCAAATGCTGGTGAGCGTGCCGGGATGCCTCGGCATCACGCCGGAAACTGTCCCGGCCTCCGTACCTTACGTGGCGGCGGATCCGGCGCGCCGAGCTGCTTGGCAGAGAAAACTCGGGGGCGGGTTCAAGATCGGCATCTCGTGGCAGGGCAGCCCGACCTTCGTGCATGACCGCGGCCGCTCCATTCCGCTCGCCGCTTTTGCGCCGCTCGCCGACGTTCCGGATGTCCGGTTGATCTCGTTGCAGAAACGCCCCGGCGCCGAGCAGATCGCGGCCGTGCCGTTCCGCGGGCGGATCGAGCAGGTGCTGGACGTGTCCGACACGGGCGACACGGCATTCCTCGACACGGTCGCGCTGGTTGACGCGCTCGATCTGGTGGTCACCTCGGATTCGATGAACGCGCATCTCGCCGGTGCGCTGGGCAAGCCGACCTTCGTTGCGCTGCGCAAGATTCCCGACTGGCGCTGGCTCACCGGCCGCGACGATTGCCCGTGGTATCCATCCGCGCGGCTATTCCGTCAAAGCACCGACGGCGACTGGCAGGACGTGTTCCGGCGGATCGCGGTGGCCGCCAGCGAGGCGGCCGGCTGGTCCGCCAAGTAG
- a CDS encoding alpha/beta hydrolase: MAVADIVKEPDSGDTGFVSLFVTAPDALRLHVRRYGERGRRLPLVCLPGLTRNGADFHEIATALTRDTAMPRLVITIDSRGRGRSDHDPNPENYSFPVELADVIAVITALEIGPAIVLGTSRGGILTMLLGAARPTAIAGAILNDIGPVIDVKGLVRIKGYAGKLPTPRDYQEGAEILRRLGDAQFPGLTPDSWLRQAQQVWREADGAMVLAYDANLAKTLESVDVEQTPPALWAQFDSLARVPLMVVRGTNSDILSAATLDAMRERRLDIDILEVPNQGHAPLLAEPDVIERIAAFVTLCDVSTLGF, translated from the coding sequence ATGGCCGTCGCGGATATCGTCAAGGAGCCGGACAGCGGCGACACAGGCTTCGTCAGCCTGTTTGTGACGGCGCCTGACGCCTTGCGCTTGCACGTGCGCCGCTATGGCGAGCGCGGGCGCAGATTGCCGCTCGTTTGCCTGCCTGGCCTTACCCGCAACGGCGCCGACTTCCACGAGATTGCCACCGCTCTCACCCGCGATACCGCGATGCCGCGGCTGGTCATCACCATCGATTCACGAGGCCGCGGACGCTCCGACCACGACCCCAACCCTGAAAACTATTCGTTTCCGGTCGAGCTTGCCGACGTGATCGCCGTGATCACGGCGCTCGAGATCGGCCCGGCCATCGTCCTTGGCACCTCGCGCGGCGGGATCCTGACCATGCTGCTCGGCGCCGCGCGGCCGACCGCAATCGCCGGCGCGATCCTCAATGACATCGGTCCGGTGATCGACGTCAAAGGGCTGGTCCGCATCAAGGGATATGCCGGCAAGCTCCCGACCCCGCGCGATTATCAGGAGGGCGCCGAGATCCTGCGCCGGCTCGGCGACGCGCAGTTTCCCGGCCTGACGCCGGACAGCTGGCTGCGCCAGGCGCAGCAGGTCTGGCGCGAGGCGGATGGCGCGATGGTGCTCGCCTACGATGCCAATCTCGCCAAGACTCTGGAGAGCGTCGATGTCGAGCAAACGCCGCCGGCGCTGTGGGCGCAGTTCGATTCACTCGCCCGCGTCCCCCTGATGGTGGTCCGCGGCACCAACTCCGACATCCTCTCGGCCGCCACTCTCGATGCGATGCGCGAACGCCGCCTCGACATCGACATCCTGGAAGTGCCGAACCAGGGTCACGCGCCGTTGCTCGCCGAGCCGGATGTGATCGAGCGCATCGCGGCGTTCGTCACGCTGTGCGACGTGTCCACTCTCGGCTTCTGA
- a CDS encoding DUF2147 domain-containing protein, producing the protein MRIRESLAVALLVLAGCGSALAADPSGTWLTQAGSSRVKIADCGGALCGTIVWLKEPNDETGKPKTDKNNSDASKRSRPLMGVQIVLGMKPNGADKWAGQVYNAEDGKTYTGNITFTGGSSLQLQGCALGGLVCKGQTWTKVN; encoded by the coding sequence ATGAGAATTCGAGAGTCTCTTGCGGTCGCGCTGCTTGTCCTTGCGGGTTGCGGAAGTGCGCTCGCCGCCGATCCGTCCGGCACGTGGCTCACCCAGGCCGGCAGCTCGCGCGTCAAGATCGCGGACTGCGGCGGCGCACTGTGCGGCACGATCGTCTGGCTGAAAGAGCCAAACGACGAAACCGGAAAGCCGAAGACCGACAAGAACAATTCGGACGCGTCCAAGCGCAGCCGGCCGTTGATGGGCGTCCAGATCGTGCTCGGCATGAAGCCGAATGGCGCCGACAAGTGGGCAGGGCAGGTCTACAACGCCGAGGACGGCAAGACCTATACCGGCAACATCACATTCACCGGCGGCAGTTCGCTGCAGCTTCAGGGCTGCGCGCTGGGCGGCCTTGTCTGCAAAGGCCAGACCTGGACCAAGGTCAACTAG
- a CDS encoding lytic transglycosylase domain-containing protein — protein sequence MTTPAPCCWSAKGRCAAASHSKPTPSRPTASRTSAWSAPAVDKSVVYAIARQESAFNPKAVSHANALGLMQVLPGTGKQIAKKFGFAFDRNRMLSDPSYNAQMGAAELGDVLASYRGSYILSFVAYNAGRGRVKQWIDKYGDPRDPNVDPIDWVERIPFSETRNYVQRVLENMQVYRAQLGTGSRLMIEADLRRGAATN from the coding sequence ATGACGACGCCCGCGCCATGCTGCTGGTCGGCAAAGGGGCGCTGCGCCGCGGCTTCGCACTCGAAGCCTACGCCTTCCCGACCAACGGCATCCCGGACTTCCGCATGGTCGGCCCCCGCCGTCGACAAGAGCGTGGTCTACGCGATCGCCCGCCAGGAGAGCGCCTTCAATCCCAAAGCGGTCTCGCACGCCAATGCGCTCGGCCTGATGCAGGTACTGCCCGGCACCGGCAAGCAGATCGCCAAGAAATTCGGCTTCGCCTTCGACCGCAATCGCATGCTGTCCGATCCATCCTATAACGCGCAGATGGGCGCCGCCGAGCTCGGCGACGTGCTCGCAAGCTATCGCGGTTCGTACATTCTGTCGTTCGTCGCCTACAACGCCGGGCGCGGGCGCGTGAAGCAGTGGATCGACAAATACGGCGATCCGCGCGACCCGAATGTCGACCCGATCGACTGGGTCGAACGCATCCCCTTCTCGGAAACGCGCAACTACGTGCAGCGCGTGCTCGAGAACATGCAGGTCTACCGCGCGCAGCTCGGCACCGGCTCGCGCCTGATGATCGAGGCGGACCTGCGCCGCGGCGCCGCCACGAACTGA
- a CDS encoding PsiF family protein, with protein sequence MLKRTLAIAIPAAFATAILVAPMQLAYAEMAAPVKESTKSSKEPAKKELTPQQQKMKDCAAKWKDEKKAKNVSGRKAYNEFMSKCLKG encoded by the coding sequence ATGTTGAAACGCACGCTCGCCATCGCAATCCCTGCCGCCTTCGCGACAGCAATCTTGGTCGCGCCCATGCAGCTTGCCTACGCCGAAATGGCGGCGCCGGTGAAAGAGTCGACCAAAAGCAGCAAGGAGCCGGCCAAAAAGGAGCTGACGCCGCAGCAGCAGAAAATGAAGGACTGCGCTGCGAAGTGGAAGGACGAGAAGAAGGCAAAGAATGTCAGCGGCCGCAAAGCCTACAACGAATTCATGAGCAAGTGCCTGAAGGGCTGA